DNA sequence from the Synechococcus sp. MU1617 genome:
TCAGCCTGAGCCTCCCGACCTTATTGCTCGTCGAATGGAAGTGTGTAAGAGTCTGAATCCAGGCTGGGATTACCATCTGTTTAATCGAAAAACTGCCGCTGGTTATTTGAAAATCGTGTATGGCTCCGATATTGCTTCCGCCTTTTTAGATATCCGCCTCCCAGCGATGCAAGCTGATGTCTTTCGTGTTGCTTTTTTATTGCATTCTGGTGGTTTGTGGGTGGATGCAGCAACTTCTTTGATTCGACCCGTTGAGACTTGGTTGGATCGACGGCATTCCCTGCAAATGCTGCGCCGTTCTCATCAGGAGCACCCAAAAATTTCTTCCGGAGTGATTTATGCGTCTCGACCTGGTCTGCCATTGCTCAAAGCAGCCTGGGAGGAAATGGTTCCGCGGCTGCTTTCTCGATCTGGGGCCAAGGTCTATCGAGACTTCGGCCCTGGTCTTTTCCGCAATTTGATGGGCTCAAGTCCAAACATTGCTTTTGGGCTATATGCGGTTCCAGAAGCGTTGCTTGAGGGTTTTTTGAAACTTGGTTCCAGTGGAAATATCCTTTCTTCTGATTATCACTGGTCGAAGCGTCAACAGAGTGAGTCGCTTTACTTCAGCGGTGAGTGACCATCGGCTGCCCACGCTAAGAACGAGGTTTCGTAGTCAGGACGTTTCTGGACGCCCCGAGGGATTGTTTCGTTCATTTGTTTGTATAAGCCGGCTTTTGAACATCTATAAAACACAGAATGTTGGTCGAGATGCTGTCTTTTTACTCCTGACTTTTTCAGGTGATGCAGCATGATCCGATCGCCGATCAGGTGGCCATAGGGCGGCATCAGCACCCATTGGTGCAACAGGTGAAAGGCGCCACGGCCCAACAGCATGGCGTTGGTGTCGATGAAGCGGTCCGGATTGGTAAGCGGGCATGGGCCCATCACTGTGCCGTCCAGGCGGCAGAGGGTGCGGCTTGAGGAGACAAAGTCCGCGTGATGGTGGTCCATCTCCGCTAGAAGATTGGCGATGTGGTCGGACCCGTACCAGTTGTCGGCATCGAGGAAGGCCACGGCATCCACTCCCAGGCCGATGGCGTGATAACACCCGATCAAGCGGGGTGTTGAGCCGATGTCCCCATGGCTGCGCGGTAGGCGTACGTGTTCGGCACGCCAATGGTTGATCCGTCGGCGAGGGTGTCCATCGGCCACCAGTACGTGCAGGCAGGGCTCGCTCTGTGCCTGCACGCTGTCGTGGCACTGTCGCAGCTGGGCCAGAGGTTCCTTGTAATAGGGAGTGATTACGGCCACCCGGGGCAGGGGATTGCCGAGGGCTTTCTGCAGCCGCCGGTCGTCGATCAGCTCACCGCGAACCAGTTGGGCTGCGATCGTGGCAGGGTTGGGACGGAGGCCGTCGTAGTAGGCCGGCAGGGTGCCCTGTTGGAGGTGATTGGCGTAGATCTTGCGCCAGCTGTCGCCGATGCCTGGGCTAACGCGTTTGTTGCGTTCGAGGGCTTCCGCTCCCTGACGGATCTTCTTTTCCAGCTGGCTGTAGCTGCGAATGGGGACGTGAAGGATCTCGATTGAGGCGTCTTTGATCGCTGCGATGGGCTTCCCATCCACGCGAGCCCCATGGTTCCCGTCCGTGATCTCCACGCCGGGATGGGCGCGATGAATCAGTTTGGGGGGCAGAGGTCGGCCAAGACTGTTGCGGGAGACCCGTTCGCGCAGGGTCTGGCGCTGATAGAAGGGCCGCTGATCCTGGCCATCTTGCGGTGGTGGCAGAAAGTTGGTGCGTTCCACCAGCAGGCCTTCAACGCTTTCGGGGAGCTGGGTCAAGGTGGAGTTGAGGTTGCCGTGTTGCGTCCACCAGAACTCATCAGCATCGCTGTTGATCACCCAGTCCGCCCCCATGGCCGCTGCCATGCGTGCCATTCGGGTCACCCACACGGCCTGATCGTGGGTGTGTTCCGCTTCCTGCAGCAGCGTCAGCTGGCCGCGCCGCTCGAAGCGCTGAAGGATCTCCAGACTGCCGTCTACCGAGCCGTTGTCGGTGGCGATGATCCGATCCACCCCTTGGGCCAGATGGAAGCGCAACATGCTCTCGAGGATGTCGGCTTCATCCCGGCAGAGCAGTGTGAGCACCAGCATCATTTGGTTGCCCTCTTGGTTCGTTTGGGTTTGAGCTGAAGCTCCGGCCTTGGGCTGACGCGTCCGTAGTACCAACGCATCTCCGGCGTGAGGTTGGTCAGCGGCAGGTCATGGGAGGGGCCGATAGCGAGGCAGGCGTCGATCAGTTGCTTGAGCTCTAGGTCGCTGAACTCCGCCTTCTGTTGTTTGTACTGGAAACAAGGGAAGTCTTCGTGGTGCAGCTGATTGGCGAGGGCCATTAAATCGGGATGGTTGCGGATTGCAGTCAGGTCCGCTGCCTCCCGTCGACCTTCACCCTCTCCCACGGCGCGGAGTCGCTTCCGCAGGCTCTTGGGCAGAGAGAGTGTCTCCCCCAGCTGTTCGAGATCGCTGCTGAACTGTTCGCAGCGGACCAGTTGATCCACCATCGGGCGTTTGCCGAAGTGGGTGAACCAGTGGATCGGAAACCCATGCACCCAGCGCAGGTCATGGGCATCCATCGCAGCCGGCAGTCTCCTGAGATAACGCAGAAGCTGTTCTTCGGAGGGTGGCTGGCTGCGGACCTGCACCTCAGTTGCGCGGCTTTTCTGGCGCAGGTGTTCCCGACAGGCGGAGGCCAGGCGGTCGTAGGGATGACGGATGCAGGCAATCACCTGGTAGCGGCGCAGCCACCGCCACAGTCGGGTGTGGCGCAGATCCATCAAAGGGCGATGGGCCAGGTCCACCTGCCGTTTCAGCACCGGGTCGTAGCCGAAGTCGAACCAGCTCTCCATGCGTCGCTCTGCGCCGTCCTCGAGAAAAGCCCTCCGTAATGCGGTGCCCGCACACTTGGGAATGTGCAGAACCACCAGCTCCAGATCGTGATCAACGATCACTGGTGGTGTCTCCGAGGAACTCCAGGATCTCCCGGTCTTTGAGGTTTTGCGATTCACCTCGACAGGTTTCCCGCAATGCGCGGCCTTCCGCTACTTCCCTCAGGCATCGCTGCAGGTTGCCCACGGTGCTTTCCAGTTCATCGATCCGCTCCATCAGGTTGCGGATCACGTTGGCCTCCGCGTCTGGTAGCGCAGAGTGGGCCAGGGGATTGATCCGCACGCCGCTTTGGTGGATTACCCGTCCTGGGATGCCCACCACCGTGCAGTTTTGATCCACGTCTTTCACCACAACCGACCCGGCGCCGATGCGGGTGTTGGTGCCAATCGTGATCGCTCCCAACACCTTGGCTCCTGCCCCGATCACAACGTTTTCGGCAAGCGTGGGGTGGCGTTTGCCGTGCTCTTTGCCGGTTCCTCCCAGGGTCACTCCCTGGTACAGCAGGCAGCGGGGACCAATTTCGGCGGTTTCGCCGATCACCACCCCCATGCCGTGGTCGATGAACACGCTGTGGCCGATGCGGGCGCCGGGGTGGATCTCAATGCCGGTGAGGGCACGGCCGATCTGGCTGAGGAAGCGGGCTGCCAATTTCAGGGGCAGGCGGCAGGTCCAGAGGCGATGGCTGATGCGGTGCAGGCTGATCGCCTGGAATCCGGGGTAGCAGCAAACAATTTCCAGCCAGCCGCGGGCAGCCGGATCGCGCTCGCGAATGATCGCGAGGTCGGCACGGATGTGATCAAACATCGCAGAGGGGTCAGCTGGCGGCCGCTGGGGTCTGCAGCCCAATCTCCTTGCGGAGTAAATCGATCGTATCTGTGCTGAGGTAGCTCTCGGCGCAATGCACCTGGGGCATCCGCATCAGCTGGGAGCGGTTTTGGCGCAGGCTCTGCTCCACCAAGGGCAGGCTCGGTCGATCACAGAGCACGTGGCTGGAGGCCCGCAGCAGGGCGAGCAGGCGGCTGCCCACATCAGGGGTGGCGGTCATTAGCAGCAATTCGTTGCCACGCATGGAGTGGAGAATTACCTCTGCGGCCCTCAGAATGCCGGGGCTGATGCTCACCAGACCCACGCAGCTGCCGGGGCGCAGTTCCTTGAGCATGGCCAGTTCCTGTCGGAAGTCGTTGAGGTCAACGGCCACCGCACGAACGCTGTGTTTCTTGGCCAGCTCTTCCACCGGTTGGAGAAAATAACGGCTGGTCACCACCGTGCCGTTGCTGGAGTTCTCCAGAACGCTTTCCAGCTCCTCCAACGGCACCACTTCCACCGGCACATCAAGGCAGGGTTCCAGTTCCTCGGCAATCAGCATTGAGGCGCCGATGTCTTCCCGTGGCGTGCTGACCAGCACGCGAGCGCCGCAACGCAGGCGCCAGTCAATTTCGCGGGTCAGCAGTTCCCGGGTTTGCTGCAGCGTGCAGCCTGCGTTCAGCAGGCCATCCACACACTTGCGCACTTCCCGGTCGAGGTCGGTGACGCCGCGATTGCGGATGTGTGGCGGTGTTTTGATCTCCCGTGGTTTCTGCTGGTCGCGCACGTAGATGCCGGAACCGGCCATGGCTTCCACGACGCCATCGGTTTCCAGCTGGCGGTAGACCTTGCTGATCGTGTTGCGGTGCAGTCCGGTCTGCATGGCCAGCTGCCGGGTGCTGGGAAGGCGATGCCCCGGTGGGTAATGCCGTGCTGCGATCGCAAAACAGATTTGGTTGTAGAGCTGTGTCGACGCCGGAATGTCGCTTTCCTGCTGGATATGGAATCGCACGCCGGTGGGACAGGTCTGAATGCGGCCACCATACGGAGCGAATTGCCTGGTGACAATTGGGGGTGTGTCCTATGCAGTTATGGAAAGTTCTGAACTGGTTGCAGGCGAGTGGATTGAGATCCTGAATGGACCGGTTTCTTTGCGTTGCTGGTGGGCGGAGCGGAAGCCCGGCTTGAACGATATTGCATCAAAATCGTATATTAATCGTGCTTATATCGTGCTGCCCGAGGTGTTCGGCGTGAATGCTTGGGTGCGCAGCGTGGCGGATCGCCTGGCCGCCCATGGCCATCCGGCCCTTGCGGTCCCTTTGTTTGCCCGCACAGCACCCGATTTGGAGTTGGCCTACGAAACGTCCGATCTGGCTCAAGGTCGACGCCACAAGGACGCCACCACCACCGAGCAGATCCTTGCTGATGTCGCCGCAGCGGTCAGCTGGATAGGGGGGCGTTGCCCTCAGGCTGCCATCCATGTGGTGGGCTTTTGCTTCGGGGGGCACGCCGCCTTTCTGGCGGCCACCTTGCCCGGGGTTGAACATGCCTTTGATTTCTACGGAGCGGGCGTGAGCCGGATGCGGCCCGGTGGTGGCGACCCCTCCTTAGCACTGTTGCCCGAGGTTATGGCACGGCTCACCTGTGTGTTCGGCACGGCCGATCCCCTGATCCCCGCTGAAGATCGGGGGGCTATTCGAGCGGCTTTGCGCAAGGCCGATCCCGCCGGCGAGCGCTTGCGCTCTGTGGAGTGTGTCGGTGCTGACCACGGCTTCATGTGCGAAGCCCGCAGCAGTTTTGATCCTCAGGCCTCAGCCCAGGGATGGCGCCTGCTGCTTGGTGATGTCCCTGCGGTTTAGCCCTGGGGGCTGGCCACCTTTGCGGCGGTGGGCCTTGGCGGCGCTGGGATGGTGCGCACGGCCTTGTTGGCAGCTTGCTCTTTTTCCTCCTTTTTCACCAGCGGCGTTTTGCGTGGGGTGAGGAACATGATCATGTTGCGGCCCTCCCGCTTGGGCGCCTGCTGGATTTCGGCTTTTTCCTCGAGGTCTTTGGCCATCCGCCGCAGCAGGGTTTCCGCCAGCGCCGTGTGCTGAATCTCGCGGCCGCGGAAGATCACGGTGCACTTCACCTTGTCGCCGGCCTTGAGGAAGCGCTGGGCCTGACCGATCCGCACGTCGTAGTCGTGCTGGTCGATCTTGTAGCGCATCTTGACCTCTTTAACTTCGGTCTGGTGCGACTTCTTCTTGGCCTCTTTGGCTTTCTTTTCCTGCTCGAACTTGAACTTGCCATAGTCCATGATCCGGCACACCGGTGGGTCGGCTTTTTCGCTCACCAGCACCAGATCCAGTTCCCGGTCACGGGCCACTTCGAGAGCTTCTTCCCGGCTGATCACGCCCAGCTGAGCGCCGTCTGAGTCGACCACCCGCAATTGGGGGTAGTTGATCCGGTCGTTGATGTTGGGCAGCTCCCGAACCGGGGCACGACGGTCAAAACGGGGACGTGGTGGCATTCAGGCGGTGACGGGGACAGGTGCAGACCACTTCGGTGGATACAACGTCTGCATCCTTCACATTAGATGTTGCTCGATCAACGTCATCGCATCCGTCACCGTTGCCTGGTCGGGCAGCCAGTGGGGGTTGTGTTGGCGCCTGAACCAGGTGCGTTGGCGTTTGGCGAACTGGCGGGTGCGTTGGCATGTGATTCGCAACGCATCTGCAGTGCTCAGGCTGCCAGCAATTACCTGCAACGCTTCGCCGTAGCCGATGGTTTGCAGCAGCGGCAGATCAGCGCCGTAGCGCCCGCTCAGGTGCCGAGTCTCCTCCACCAGCCCATCGCGGTAGAGCTGTTCGGTGCGTTGTTGGATCCGCTGGCGAAGATTGGCGGGGTTAAGGCCCAGTTCCAGCACCCGCCAGGGCGGAGGTGTGGCGGTCACCTGGCGGCTCATCGGTTGCCCGGAGGCGTAGAGCACCTCCAGGGCGCGCTGGGTGCGCACGGCATCGGCTGGAGCGATTTTGGCGGCTGCTTCGGGGTCGGCGGCCTGCAGCAGGGGGTGGCAGATGCCCTGGCCCAGGTCCGTCAGCTGCTGGCGCAGCTGCGGTTGGGGGGGCACCGCCGGAGGTTGCAGGCCACTGGTGAGGGCTTTGAGATAAAGCCCACTGCCGCCCACCAGCAACGCAATACCCCGTTGGTCCAGCTCAGCATTGATGCAGGGATTGGCTTCCGCCTGAAACTCCTGCAGCGTGATCGGCTGATCTGGCGTGCGCAGGTCAAGGAGATGGTGCGGCACCCGCGCCTGTTGCTCCGATGTCGGCTTGGCCGTCCCCAGATCCATCTCTCTGTAGAGCTGGCGGGAATCCACGTTGATCACCGGCAGATCCAGTTGTTCGGCGATCTCCAAAGCCAGGGCGGTCTTGCCGCTGGCGGTGGGCCCGAGCAGGGTGATCACCAGGGGATTGGAGCTATTCAAAAGCGTGAGGGGGGTGCAGCCCGGCTTGGAACGACCTCTGAGAGGCCTCTGCAAGCCTCTATAGACAGCCGGTGGTAGATTGGCATTGTCAGGTCGAGGTTTAGAGCCGTTGCGCCCGCCCATGACCCGGTTTCCTGGCTTGAGACTTATTAATGAGCGACGCTTCTAAGGTCCAGAACGCCTACGGCGCTGAGCAGATTCAGGTGCTGGAGGGGCTTGAGCCCGTTCGCAAGCGCCCGGGCATGTACATCGGCACCACGGGGCCGCGGGGCTTGCACCACCTGGTGTACGAAGTTGTTGATAACTCAGTTGATGAAGCCTTAGCGGGCCATTGCGACCGCATCGTTGTCGTCTTGGGGGAAGACGGTTCTGCCTCGGTTAGCGACAACGGCCGCGGCATCCCGACGGATGTTCACCCCCGCACCGGCAAGAGTGCTCTTGAGACAGTGCTGACGGTCCTGCACGCCGGTGGCAAATTCGGCGCCGGTGGTTACAAGGTGTCCGGCGGTTTGCACGGTGTTGGCATCTCGGTGGTCAACGCCCTGAGTGAATGGGTGCAGGTGACGGTGCGCCGTCAGGGCCAGATCCACCGCCAGCGCTTTGAGCGGGGTCTTGCCATCGGAGCCTTGGCCTCGGAGTCGCAGCCCTCGGAAGAGTCTGGCGAGACCGGCACCACCGTCAGTTTCAAGCCCGACCTTGAAATCTTCACTGGCGGCATCGTTTTCGATTACGCCACTCTCTCGGCGCGCCTGCGGGAACTGGCTTATCTCAATGGTGGTGTGCGGATCGTCTTCCGTGATGAGCGGGAGTCGGCCCGGGATGACGAGGGGAATCCCCATGAGGAGACCTACTTCTACGAAGGGGGTATCAAGGAATACGTCGCCTACATGAACAAGGAGAAGGACGCTCTTCACCCCGACATCATTTATGTGAATTCGGAGAAGGATGGCGTCCAGGTGGAGGCAGCTCTGCAGTGGTGCTCCGATGCCTACTCCGACAGCATCCTTGGCTTTGCCAACAACATCCGCACCGTGGATGGTGGCACCCACATCGAAGGCCTGAAGACGGTGTTGACCCGCACCCTCAATGCCTTCGCCAAGAAGCTGGGCAAGCGCAAGGAATCGGATTCCAACCTTGCGGGGGAGAACATCCGCGAAGGTCTGACGGCGGTGCTTTCGGTGAAGGTGCCGGAACCGGAATTTGAAGGTCAGACCAAGACCAAGCTCGGTAATACCGAGGTGCGCGGCATCGTCGACAACCTGGTGGGTGAGTCTTTAAGCCAGTTCCTCGAGTTCAATCCCTCTGTCATTGGCCTGATCCTGGAGAAGGCGATCCAAGCCTTCAATGCCGCTGAGGCTGCCCGCCGAGCCAGGGAGTTGGTGCGGCGCAAGAGCGTTCTGGAAAGCTCAACCCTGCCGGGAAAACTGGCCGACTGCAGCTCCCGCGACCCCGGCGAATCCGAGATTTACATCGTGGAGGGCGACTCCGCTGGTGGCTCGGCCAAGCAGGGCCGCGACCGTCGCTTCCAGGCGATTCTGCCGTTGCGGGGCAAGATCCTCAACATCGAGAAGACCGATGACGCCAAGATCTACAAAAACACTGAGATTCAGGCGCTGATCACGGCCTTGGGCCTGGGGATCAAGGGTGAGGACTTCGACGTGAAGAACCTCCGCTACCACCGGGTCGTGATCATGACCGACGCCGACGTGGACGGCGCTCACATTCGCACCCTGCTGCTCACCTTTTTCTACCGCTACCAGAAGGAGCTGGTGGAAGGCGGTTACATCTACATCGCTTGCCCACCGCTCTACAAAGTTGAGCGCGGCAAGAACCACACCTATTGCTACAACGAAGGCGATCTGCAGAAGACCCTGCAGGGCTTCGGCGAGAAGGCCAACTACACGATCCAGCGCTTCAAGGGCCTTGGCGAAATGATGCCCAAGCAGCTCTGGGAAACCACGATGGATCCCACTACCCGCACGATGAAGCGTGTTGAGATCGAGGATGCCCTCGAGGCCGATCGCATCTTCACGATCCTGATGGGCGACAAGGTGGCGCCCCGACGGGAATTCATTGAGACCCACAGCGCCGAGCTGGACATGGCAGCCCTCGACATTTGATGGGGCCTGTTCTGCGTTGGAGTTGGCTGTTGGGGGTGGCCCTGATGGCCCCGGCAGCTCTGCCGGCTGGTGGTGCTGACAGGCGTCAACCGCAACCCCGACGCCGCGAGGCGTCTGGGCCCTTACACACGTCGACTGACCAGCCCTTGCACTTCAGTCCGCTGGAGGTTGCTCCACGGCTGCGCACCCTCAAGGCGGGATCCTCCCTGCGGCTGCTGCGGCGTTGGTCCGCTGCCGATGGTCAGGATTGGTTGCACGTGCAAACGCTTTCGGGAGATCAACGTCGTGGCTGGCTCCGCGTCTGAAGCTGTCTTGGTGGGTCTGGGGGCGATCCCCGGGGCCTGGCTGCGCTTGAAGGTGGTGAACCACTTCCAGCCGATGGTGCCCAAGAAGCACTGGGGCACCTTCATGGTGAATGTGGTGGCTTGCTTCGCCCTGGGTCTGGTGCTGGCGCTCAATGAAACATGTGCCCCCAGCACCGGCATTGCTTTGCTGATGGGGGTGGGTTTTTTCGGCAGTCTCAGCACCTTTTCAACCTTCGCGGTGGAGTTGTTGAACGAGTTGCGGGCTGGCCAAACGCTGACGGCGTTGGTGCTGGCGGCGGCCTCAATCGGTGCAGGCTTGCTGGCCTCTGCCGTTGGTTATGGACTGGTGACCCATGCCTGAAACCCAGCCGAGCCTGCAACTGGAACTACAGGAGCTGTTGCTTGTTGGTGCGGGTGCTGTGCCCGGAGCTCTTCTCCGCTGGCAGGTGGCTCTGCATCTGGGTGATCAGAACCTGCTGGTGAATGTTCTGGGGGCCGCCCTTTTGGGCTTGCTGGCTGGGCTCCCGGCGGCGCGACGGCGTCAGTTGCTCATAGGCATTGGCTTCTGTGGTTCGCTCACCACTTTCAGCAGCTTGATGCTGGCGGCCATGAAGCACCTGAGTTCAGGTGACTGGGCCGCCGCACTGGGCTTGATCGGGCTGACCCTCGGGCTGGGACTTGGTGCCGCAGCCCTGGGATTCAGCCTCGGGCGATGGTTCAAGCCGCCAGAGCCGCCTCAATCGCCGACTTGAGGTCTTCAGGGGTGACGGCGCTCTTGAAGCGAGCGATCACTGTGCCGTCCTTGCCCACAAGGAACTTCTCGAAGTTCCACTCCACATCACCGGCGGGATCCATCTGGTTGAGGGTGGTGTATGGCTCGGTGGTGCTTCCTTTGGCGTTCACCTTCTCGAACAGTTCGAAGTCGGCGCCGTAGGTGGTGGAGCAGAAGCTCTTGATTTCGTCCAGGCTGCCTGGCTCCTGGGCGCCGAAGTCGTTGCAGGGGAAGCCCAGAACGGCAAGGCCCTTGGCGGCGTAGGCCTCGTTTAGTGCCTGCAGACCCGCGTACTGCTTGGTGAATCCGCAGCGGCTGGCCACGTTCACGATCAGCAGCACCTTGCCGGCGTAGTCGCCCAGGGATTTGCTGCTGCCGTCAGGTGTAGTGACGGAAACGGCGCTGACGCTGATCGCCATGGTGGAACAGAGATGGAGCGCAGAGGTTAACCGGCTGTAACGGCCATACACTGGGCTCCCGGCCGGAGGGGCATGACGGAGGCATCGGGGCTGAGCAGTGCTGGCGTAAGCATGGAGCCCGAGTTGCTGGCTGAGGCGGTTTCCCATGAGCTCGTCGCGATGCTCCAGGCGGGCAACTACGACGCGGTGAAATTGCTGCTGGAACCGGTTCAGCCGGTGGACATCGCTGAAGCGATTGGCAATCTTCCAGCCAACCTGCAGGCGATTGCCTTTCGTCTGCTTAGCAAGGACGAGGCCATCAGTGTTTATGAATACCTCGACACCGCCACTCAACAGAGCCTGCTGAGCCTGCTGCGTTCCGGTGAGATGCGCGAGGTGGTGGAGGAGATGTCGCCGGATGACCGCGCTCGGTTGTTTGAGGAGCTGCCGGCCAAGGTGGTGCGGCAGTTGCTCAGTGAGCTGAGCCCCGATGAGCGCAAGGTGACCGCTGAGTTGCTGGGATACCGCGCGGAGACGGCCGGTCGCTTGATGACGACTGAGTACATCGCCTTTAAAGAAAACCAGACGGCGGCGGTGGCACTGGAGATTGTGCGGCGGCGTGCCCGCGACACCGAAACGATTTATTCCCTCTACGTGACGGATGCGGAGCGACGCCTCACCGGCATCCTGTCGCTCCGTGATCTAGTCACAGCAGACCCACAAGCCCGCATCGGCGATGTGATGACGGAGGAGGTGCTCAGCGTCAGCACCGACACGGATCAGGAGAAGGTGGCGCGCACGATTCAGCGCTACGACTTCCTTGCTGTTCCCGTGGTGGATTTGGAACAGCGCTTGGTGGGCATCGTCACGGTGGACGACGTGATCGATGTGATCGAGCAGGAGGCCACCCGTGATCTCTACGCCGCCGGCGCCGTGCAGGCCGGCGATGACGACGATTACTTCAGCAGCAACCTGTTCACCGTTGCTCGCCGCCGCGTGGTGTGGCTGGCGGTGCTGGTGCTCGCAAGCTTTTTCACATCGGAAGTCATCGCCGCTAATGAGGACGTGCTGCAGCAGGTGGTGTTGCTGGCGGCGTTCATTCCCTTGCTGGGTGGCACTGGCGGCAACGTGGGGGCCCAGAGCTCCACGGTGGTGATCCGCGGTTTGAGCACACAGAGCATCTCCAGCCTTGGTCCGTTAAAGGCGATTGGCCGCGAAGCCATGGCGGGGGCGTTGCTGGGGGTGTTGATGATGCTGCTGGTGGTTCCCTTTGCTTGGTGGCGAGGGGAAAGCGCTTTGGTGGGCCTCTCGGTGGGGATGAGCCTGCTGGCGATCACCACCCTGGCTGCCACAGCGGGCGCTGCGTTTCCGCTTCTGTTTGATCGCATGGGTCTGGATCCAGCCCTGATGTCTACGCCCTTCATCACCACCTGCACCGACGTGGCTGGAACGCTGATTTATTTGAAGACGGCGGGGTGGCTGCTGGTCCACCTGCCGCAGCTGGTTCAGGCAGGAGGTATTTCTACCCATTTCTTCGTCTTGGGCGTTTTCTGAGAGTCTGTTTACGTTTCTTAGGAGTACTCTTCACATAACTCAAAGAAGCGCCCCATGGCTCCGGCTGCGACCGCTGCTTCCAAGCCCAAAACTGCTGCTAAAGCTGCAAGAACCGTCACCGCTGAC
Encoded proteins:
- the infC gene encoding translation initiation factor IF-3; its protein translation is MPPRPRFDRRAPVRELPNINDRINYPQLRVVDSDGAQLGVISREEALEVARDRELDLVLVSEKADPPVCRIMDYGKFKFEQEKKAKEAKKKSHQTEVKEVKMRYKIDQHDYDVRIGQAQRFLKAGDKVKCTVIFRGREIQHTALAETLLRRMAKDLEEKAEIQQAPKREGRNMIMFLTPRKTPLVKKEEKEQAANKAVRTIPAPPRPTAAKVASPQG
- a CDS encoding SH3 domain-containing protein, which produces MGPVLRWSWLLGVALMAPAALPAGGADRRQPQPRRREASGPLHTSTDQPLHFSPLEVAPRLRTLKAGSSLRLLRRWSAADGQDWLHVQTLSGDQRRGWLRV
- the miaA gene encoding tRNA (adenosine(37)-N6)-dimethylallyltransferase MiaA: MNSSNPLVITLLGPTASGKTALALEIAEQLDLPVINVDSRQLYREMDLGTAKPTSEQQARVPHHLLDLRTPDQPITLQEFQAEANPCINAELDQRGIALLVGGSGLYLKALTSGLQPPAVPPQPQLRQQLTDLGQGICHPLLQAADPEAAAKIAPADAVRTQRALEVLYASGQPMSRQVTATPPPWRVLELGLNPANLRQRIQQRTEQLYRDGLVEETRHLSGRYGADLPLLQTIGYGEALQVIAGSLSTADALRITCQRTRQFAKRQRTWFRRQHNPHWLPDQATVTDAMTLIEQHLM
- a CDS encoding dienelactone hydrolase family protein, translated to MLPEVFGVNAWVRSVADRLAAHGHPALAVPLFARTAPDLELAYETSDLAQGRRHKDATTTEQILADVAAAVSWIGGRCPQAAIHVVGFCFGGHAAFLAATLPGVEHAFDFYGAGVSRMRPGGGDPSLALLPEVMARLTCVFGTADPLIPAEDRGAIRAALRKADPAGERLRSVECVGADHGFMCEARSSFDPQASAQGWRLLLGDVPAV
- the cysE gene encoding serine O-acetyltransferase, whose amino-acid sequence is MFDHIRADLAIIRERDPAARGWLEIVCCYPGFQAISLHRISHRLWTCRLPLKLAARFLSQIGRALTGIEIHPGARIGHSVFIDHGMGVVIGETAEIGPRCLLYQGVTLGGTGKEHGKRHPTLAENVVIGAGAKVLGAITIGTNTRIGAGSVVVKDVDQNCTVVGIPGRVIHQSGVRINPLAHSALPDAEANVIRNLMERIDELESTVGNLQRCLREVAEGRALRETCRGESQNLKDREILEFLGDTTSDR
- a CDS encoding sulfotransferase family 2 domain-containing protein, translated to MIVDHDLELVVLHIPKCAGTALRRAFLEDGAERRMESWFDFGYDPVLKRQVDLAHRPLMDLRHTRLWRWLRRYQVIACIRHPYDRLASACREHLRQKSRATEVQVRSQPPSEEQLLRYLRRLPAAMDAHDLRWVHGFPIHWFTHFGKRPMVDQLVRCEQFSSDLEQLGETLSLPKSLRKRLRAVGEGEGRREAADLTAIRNHPDLMALANQLHHEDFPCFQYKQQKAEFSDLELKQLIDACLAIGPSHDLPLTNLTPEMRWYYGRVSPRPELQLKPKRTKRATK
- the gyrB gene encoding DNA topoisomerase (ATP-hydrolyzing) subunit B yields the protein MSDASKVQNAYGAEQIQVLEGLEPVRKRPGMYIGTTGPRGLHHLVYEVVDNSVDEALAGHCDRIVVVLGEDGSASVSDNGRGIPTDVHPRTGKSALETVLTVLHAGGKFGAGGYKVSGGLHGVGISVVNALSEWVQVTVRRQGQIHRQRFERGLAIGALASESQPSEESGETGTTVSFKPDLEIFTGGIVFDYATLSARLRELAYLNGGVRIVFRDERESARDDEGNPHEETYFYEGGIKEYVAYMNKEKDALHPDIIYVNSEKDGVQVEAALQWCSDAYSDSILGFANNIRTVDGGTHIEGLKTVLTRTLNAFAKKLGKRKESDSNLAGENIREGLTAVLSVKVPEPEFEGQTKTKLGNTEVRGIVDNLVGESLSQFLEFNPSVIGLILEKAIQAFNAAEAARRARELVRRKSVLESSTLPGKLADCSSRDPGESEIYIVEGDSAGGSAKQGRDRRFQAILPLRGKILNIEKTDDAKIYKNTEIQALITALGLGIKGEDFDVKNLRYHRVVIMTDADVDGAHIRTLLLTFFYRYQKELVEGGYIYIACPPLYKVERGKNHTYCYNEGDLQKTLQGFGEKANYTIQRFKGLGEMMPKQLWETTMDPTTRTMKRVEIEDALEADRIFTILMGDKVAPRREFIETHSAELDMAALDI
- a CDS encoding glycosyltransferase family 2 protein → MLVLTLLCRDEADILESMLRFHLAQGVDRIIATDNGSVDGSLEILQRFERRGQLTLLQEAEHTHDQAVWVTRMARMAAAMGADWVINSDADEFWWTQHGNLNSTLTQLPESVEGLLVERTNFLPPPQDGQDQRPFYQRQTLRERVSRNSLGRPLPPKLIHRAHPGVEITDGNHGARVDGKPIAAIKDASIEILHVPIRSYSQLEKKIRQGAEALERNKRVSPGIGDSWRKIYANHLQQGTLPAYYDGLRPNPATIAAQLVRGELIDDRRLQKALGNPLPRVAVITPYYKEPLAQLRQCHDSVQAQSEPCLHVLVADGHPRRRINHWRAEHVRLPRSHGDIGSTPRLIGCYHAIGLGVDAVAFLDADNWYGSDHIANLLAEMDHHHADFVSSSRTLCRLDGTVMGPCPLTNPDRFIDTNAMLLGRGAFHLLHQWVLMPPYGHLIGDRIMLHHLKKSGVKRQHLDQHSVFYRCSKAGLYKQMNETIPRGVQKRPDYETSFLAWAADGHSPLK
- a CDS encoding GntR family transcriptional regulator; protein product: MRFHIQQESDIPASTQLYNQICFAIAARHYPPGHRLPSTRQLAMQTGLHRNTISKVYRQLETDGVVEAMAGSGIYVRDQQKPREIKTPPHIRNRGVTDLDREVRKCVDGLLNAGCTLQQTRELLTREIDWRLRCGARVLVSTPREDIGASMLIAEELEPCLDVPVEVVPLEELESVLENSSNGTVVTSRYFLQPVEELAKKHSVRAVAVDLNDFRQELAMLKELRPGSCVGLVSISPGILRAAEVILHSMRGNELLLMTATPDVGSRLLALLRASSHVLCDRPSLPLVEQSLRQNRSQLMRMPQVHCAESYLSTDTIDLLRKEIGLQTPAAAS